The Dasypus novemcinctus isolate mDasNov1 chromosome 20, mDasNov1.1.hap2, whole genome shotgun sequence genome includes a region encoding these proteins:
- the CHD4 gene encoding chromodomain-helicase-DNA-binding protein 4 isoform X5, protein MASGLGSPSPCSAGSEDDDMDALLNNSLPPPHPENDEDPEEDLSEAETPKLKKKKKPKKPRDPKIPKSKRQKKERMLLCRQLGDSSGEGPEFVEEEEEVALRSDSEGSDYTPGKKKKKKLGPKKEKKSKSKRKEEEEEDDDDDDSKEPKSSAQLLEDWGMEDIDHVFSEEDYRTLTNYKAFSQFVRPLIAAKNPKIAVSKMMMVLGAKWREFSTNNPFKGSSGASVAAAAAAAVAVVESMVTATEVAPPPPPVEVPIRKAKTKEGKGPNARRKPKGSPRVPDAKKPKPKKVAPLKIKLGGFGSKRKRSSSEDDDLDVESDFDDASINSYSVSDGSTSRSSRSRKKLRTTKKKKKGEEEVTAVDGYETDHQDYCEVCQQGGEIILCDTCPRAYHMVCLDPDMEKAPEGKWSCPHCEKEGIQWEAKEDNSEGEEILEEVGGDPEEEDDHHMEFCRVCKDGGELLCCDTCPSSYHIHCLNPPLPEIPNGEWLCPRCTCPALKGKVQKILIWKWGQPPSPTPVPRPPDADPNTPSPKPLEGRPERQFFVKWQGMSYWHCSWVSELQLELHCQVMFRNYQRKNDMDEPPSGDFGGDEEKSRKRKNKDPKFAEMEERFYRYGIKPEWMMIHRILNHSVDKKGHVHYLIKWRDLPYDQASWESEDVEIQDYDLFKQSYWNHRELMRGEEGRPGKKLKKVKLRKLERPPETPTVDPTVKYERQPEYLDATGGTLHPYQMEGLNWLRFSWAQGTDTILADEMGLGKTVQTAVFLYSLYKEGHSKGPFLVSAPLSTIINWEREFEMWAPDMYVVTYVGDKDSRAIIRENEFSFEDNAIRGGKKASRMKKEASVKFHVLLTSYELITIDMAILGSIDWACLIVDEAHRLKNNQSKFFRVLNGYSLQHKLLLTGTPLQNNLEELFHLLNFLTPERFHNLEGFLEEFADIAKEDQIKKLHDMLGPHMLRRLKADVFKNMPSKTELIVRVELSPMQKKYYKYILTRNFEALNARGGGNQVSLLNVVMDLKKCCNHPYLFPVAAMEAPKMPNGMYDGSALIRASGKLLLLQKMLKNLKEGGHRVLIFSQMTKMLDLLEDFLEHEGYKYERIDGGITGNMRQEAIDRFNAPGAQQFCFLLSTRAGGLGINLATADTVIIYDSDWNPHNDIQAFSRAHRIGQNKKVMIYRFVTRASVEERITQVAKKKMMLTHLVVRPGLGSKTGSMSKQELDDILKFGTEELFKDEATDGGGDNKEGEDSSVIHYDDKAIERLLDRNQDETEDTELQGMNEYLSSFKVAQYVVREEEMGEEEVEREIIKQEESVDPDYWEKLLRHHYEQQQEDLARNLGKGKRIRKQVNYNDGSQEDRDWQDDQSDNQSDYSVASEEGDEDFDERSEAPRRPSRKGLRNDKDKPLPPLLARVGGNIEVLGFNARQRKAFLNAIMRYGMPPQDAFTTQWLVRDLRGKSEKEFKAYVSLFMRHLCEPGADGAETFADGVPREGLSRQHVLTRIGVMSLIRKKVQEFEHVNGRWSMPELAEVEENKKMSQPGSPSPKTPTPSTPGDTQPNTPAPAPPPEDGIKIEENSLKEEESAEGEKEVKTTAPEATVECTQPSAPASEDEKVLVELPEGEEKVEKAEVKERTEEPMETETKGAAEVEKVEEKSAIDLTPIVVEDKEEKKEEEEKKEVMLQNGETPKELNDEKQKKNIKQRFMFNIADGGFTELHSLWQNEERAATVTKKTYEIWHRRHDYWLLAGIINHGYARWQDIQNDPRYAILNEPFKGEMNRGNFLEIKNKFLARRFKLLEQALVIEEQLRRAAYLNMSEDPSHPSMALNTRFAEVECLAESHQHLSKESMAGNKPANAVLHKVLKQLEELLSDMKADVTRLPATIARIPPVAVRLQMSERNILSRLANRAPEPTPQQVAQQQ, encoded by the exons ATGGCGTCGGGCCTGGGCTCCCCGTCCCCCTGCTCGGCGGGCAGTGAGGACGACGACATGGATGCACTTTTGAACAAcagcctgcccccaccccacccag AAAACGACGAGGACCCAGAAGAGGATTTGTCAGAAGCAGAGACTCCAAagctcaagaagaaaaagaagcctAAGAAACCTCGGGACCCTAAAATCCCTAAGAGCAAGCGCCAAAAAAAGGAG CGTATGCTCTTATGCCGGCAGCTGGGGGACAGCTCTGGGGAGGGGCCAGAGTttgtggaggaggaggaagaggtggcTCTGCGTTCAGACAGTGAGGGCAGCGACTATACCCCtggcaagaagaagaagaagaagcttggtcctaagaaagaaaagaagagcaaatccaagcggaaagaagaggaggaggaggatgacgatgatgatgattCAAAG GAGCCTAAATCATCCGCTCAGCTCCTGGAAGATTGGGGCATGGAAGACATTGACCATGTGTTCTCAGAGGAGGATTATCGCACTCTTACCAACTACAAGGCCTTCAGCCAGTTTGTCCG ACCCCTCATTGCTGCCAAAAACCCCAAGATTGCTGTTTCCAAAATGATGATGGTTTTGGGCGCTAAGTGGCGGGAGTTCAGTACCAACAACCCCTTCAAAGGCAGTTCTGGGGCCTCAGTGGCAGCGGCAGCAGCGGCGGCAGTGGCTGTGGTGGAGAGCATGGTGACTGCCACTGAAGTTGCCCCACCACCTCCCCCCGTGGAGGTGCCTATCCGCAAAGCCAAGACCAAGGAGGGCAAAG GTCCCAATGCCCGGAGGAAGCCCAAGGGCAGCCCTCGTGTACCTGATGCCAAGAAGCCTAAACCCAAGAAAGTAGCTCCTCTGAAAATCAAGCTGGGAGGTTTTGGTTCTAAGCGTAAAAGATCCTCG AGTGAGGATGATGACTTAGATGTGGAATCTGACTTTGACGATGCCAGTATCAACAGCTATTCTGTTTCTGATGGCTCCACCAGCCGTAGTAGCCGCAGCCGCAAGAAACTCCGAaccactaaaaagaaaaagaaag GCGAGGAGGAGGTGACTGCTGTGGATGGTTATGAGACAGACCACCAGGACTATTGCGAGGTGTGCCAGCAAGGTGGCGAGATCATCCTGTGCGATACCTGTCCCCGAGCTTACCACATGGTCTGCCTGGACCCTGACATGGAGAAGGCCCCCGAGGGCAAGTGGAGCTGTCCACACTGT GAGAAGGAGGGCATCCAGTGGGAGGCTAAAGAGGATAATTCTGAGGGTGAGGAAATCCTGGAAGAGGTTGGGGGGGACCCTGAAGAGGAGGATGACCACCACATGGAATTCTGCCGGGTCTGCAAGGATGGTGGGGAGCTGCTGTGCTGTGACACCTGCCCTTCCTCCTACCATATCCACTGCCTGAACCCCCCGCTCCCAGAAATACCCAACGGTGAATGGCTGTGTCCCCGCTGTACG tGCCCAGCTCTTAAGGGCAAGGTTCAGAAGATCTTAATCTGGAAGTGGGGTCAGCCTCCATCTCCCACACCAGTGCCTCGGCCTCCGGATGCTGATCCCAATACTCCCTCCCCCAAGCCCTTGGAGGGGCGACCAGAGCGGCAGTTCTTTGTGAAATGGCAAGGCATGTCTTACTGGCACTGCTCCTGGGTATCTGAACTGCAG CTGGAGCTGCACTGTCAGGTGATGTTCCGGAACTATCAGCGGAagaatgacatggatgaaccacCTTCTGGGGACTTTGGTGGTGATGAAGAGAAGAGCCGAAAGCGAAAGAACAAGGATCCtaaatttgcagaaatggagGAACGCTTCTATCGCTATGGGATAAAACCTGAGTGGATGATGATACACCGAATTCTCAACCACAG TGTGGACAAGAAGGGCCATGTTCACTACTTGATCAAATGGCGTGACTTACCCTATGATCAGGCATCTTGGGAaagtgaggatgtggagatacAGGACTATGACCTGTTCAAGCAGAGCTATTGGAATCACAG gGAGTTAATGAGGGGTGAGGAAGGACGGCCAGGCAAGAAACTCAAGAAGGTAAAGCTGAGGAAGCTGGAGAGACCTCCTGAAACACCAACCGTTGAC CCAACAGTGAAGTATGAACGACAGCCCGAGTACCTGGATGCCACAGGTGGAACCCTGCACCCCTATCAGATGGAGGGCTTGAACTGGCTGCGTTTCTCCTGGGCCCAGGGCACTGACACCATCTTGGCTGATGAGATGGGCCTGGGGAAGACTGTGCAGACAGCCGTCTTTCTTTATTCTCTCTACAAAGAG GGTCATTCCAAAGGCCCCTTCCTAGTGAGCGCCCCTCTTTCTACCATCATCAACTGGGAGCGGGAGTTTGAAATGTGGGCTCCAGATATGTATGTCGTGACCTACGTGGGCGACAAGGATAGCCGTGCCATCATCCGGGAGAATGAGTTCTCCTTTGAAGACAACGCCATTCGTGGTGGCAAGAAGGCCTCCCGCATGAAG AAAGAGGCATCTGTGAAATTCCATGTGCTGCTGACATCCTATGAGTTGATCACCATTGACATGGCTATCTTGGGTTCTATTGACTGGGCCTGCCTCATTGTGGATGAAGCCCATCGGCTCAAGAACAATCAGTCTAAG TTCTTCCGGGTCTTGAATGGCTATTCACTCCAGCACAAGCTGTTGCTAACTGGGACTCCGTTACAAAACAATCTGGAAGAGTTGTTTCATCTGCTCAATTTTCTCACTCCTGAGAGGTTCCA caatttggaaggcttcctggaggagtttGCTGACATTGCCAAGGAGGACCAGATTAAAAAACTACATGACATGCTGGGGCCTCACATGTTGCGACGGCTCAAAGCTGATGTGTTCAAGAATATGCCATCCAAGACAGAGCTTATTGTGCGTGTGGAGCTGAGCCCTATGCAGAA GAAATATTACAAGTACATCCTCACTCGAAATTTTGAGGCACTCAATGCTCGAGGTGGTGGGAACCAAGTCTCCTTGCTAAATGTGGTGATGGATCTTAAGAAGTGCTGCAACCACCCCTATCTCTTCCCCGTGGCTGCAATG GAAGCCCCTAAGATGCCCAATGGCATGTATGATGGCAGTGCCCTAATCAGAGCATCTGGGAAATTACTACTATTGCAGAAGATGCTCAAGAACCTGAAGGAGGGTGGGCACCGTGTGCTCATCTTCTCCCAG ATGACTAAGATGTTGGATCTACTAGAGGATTTCTTGGAACATGAAGGTTATAAATATGAGCGTATTGACGGTGGAATCACTGGGAACATGCGTCAAGAGGCCATTGACCGCTTTAATG CACCAGGTGCTCAACAGTTCTGCTTCTTGCTTTCTACTCGAGCTGGAGGCCTTGGTATCAATCTGGCCACTGCAGACACAGTAATTATCTATGACTCGGACTGGAATCCCCATAATGATATCCAG GCTTTTAGCAGAGCTCACCGTATTGGCCAAAATAAGAAGGTGATGATCTATCGATTTGTGACCCGTGCGTCAGTGGAGGAGCGCATCACGCAGGTGGCGAAGAAGAAGATGATGCTGACGCATTTAGTGGTGCGACCTGGGCTGGGTTCCAAGACTGGATCCATGTCCAAACAGGAGCTGGATGATATCCTCAAGTTTGGCACTGAGGAGCTATTTAAGGATGAAGCCACAGATGGAG GAGGAGACAACAAAGAGGGAGAAGATAGCAGTGTTATCCACTATGATGATAAGGCCATTGAACGACTGCTGGACCGTAACCAGGATGAGACTGAGGACACAGAGTTGCAGGGCATGAATGAATATTTGAGCTCATTCAAAGTGGCCCAGTACGTGGTGCGGGAAGAAGAAATGGGG gaagaggaggtagAACGGGAAATCATAAAACAGGAAGAAAGTGTGGATCCTGACTACTGGGAGAAATTGCTGCGGCACCATTATGAGCAGCAGCAAGAAGATCTGGCCCGAAATCTGGGCAAAGGGAAAAGAATTCGTAAACAGGTCAACTACAATGATGGCTCACAGGAGGACCGAG ATTGGCAGGACGACCAGTCCGACAACCAGTCCGATTACTCAGTGGCTTCAGAGGAAGGTGATGAAGACTTTGATGAACGTTCAGAAG CTCCCCGCAGGCCCAGTCGTAAGGGCCTGCGGAATGACAAAGATAAGCCATTACCTCCTCTGTTGGCTCGTGTTGGTGGGAATATTGAA GTACTTGGTTTTAATGCTCGTCAGAGAAAAGCCTTTCTTAATGCAATTATGCGATATGGGATGCCACCCCAGGATGCTTTCACCACTCAGTGGCTTGTGAGAGATCTTCGAGGCAAATCAGAGAAAGAGTTCAA GGcctatgtgtctctttttatgcGGCATTTATGTGAGCCTGGAGCAGATGGGGCAGAGACGTTTGCTGATGGTGTCCCCCGAGAAGGCCTGTCTCGCCAGCATGTCCTTACTAGGATTGGTGTCATGTCCTTGATTCGCAAGAAG GTTCAAGAGTTTGAACATGTTAACGGGCGCTGGAGCATGCCtgagctggctgaagtagaggaaaacaagaaaatgtcCCAGCCGGGGTCACCCTCCCCAAAGACTCCTACACCCTCCACTCCAGGGGACACACAACCCAATACTCctgctcctgccccaccccctg AGGATGggataaaaatagaagaaaatagccTCAAAGAAGAAGAGAGTGCGGAAGGAGAAAAGGAGGTTAAAACTACAGCCCCTGAGGCCACTGTTGAG tgTACACAACCCTCTGCCCCTGCCTCAGAGGATGAAAAGGTCCTTGTTGAACTTCCTgagggagaggagaaagtggAAAAGGCAGAGGTGAAGGAGAGAACAGAGGAACCTATGGAGACAGAGACCAAAG GTGCTGCTGAGGTGGAGAAGGTAGAGGAGAAGTCAGCAATAGATCTGACCCCCATTGTGGTGGAGGATAAAG aagagaagaaagaagaagaagagaaaaaagaggtgATGCTTCAGAATGGAGAGACCCCCAAAGAGCTCAATGATgagaagcagaagaaaaacattaaacaGCGTTTCATGTTCAACATTGCAGATGGTGGTTTTACTG AATTGCACTCCCTTTGGCAGAATGAGGAGCGGGCAGCCACAGTCACCAAGAAGACTTATGAGATCTGGCATCGACGGCATGACTATTGGCTGCTGGCTGGCATCATAAA CCATGGCTATGCCCGGTGGCAGGACATCCAGAATGACCCACGCTATGCCATCCTCAATGAACCTTTCAAAGGTGAAATGAACCGTGGCAATTTCTTAGAAATCAAGAATAAGTTTCTAGCACGAAGATTCAAG CTCTTGG
- the CHD4 gene encoding chromodomain-helicase-DNA-binding protein 4 isoform X3, protein MASGLGSPSPCSAGSEDDDMDALLNNSLPPPHPENDEDPEEDLSEAETPKLKKKKKPKKPRDPKIPKSKRQKKERMLLCRQLGDSSGEGPEFVEEEEEVALRSDSEGSDYTPGKKKKKKLGPKKEKKSKSKRKEEEEEDDDDDDSKEPKSSAQLLEDWGMEDIDHVFSEEDYRTLTNYKAFSQFVRPLIAAKNPKIAVSKMMMVLGAKWREFSTNNPFKGSSGASVAAAAAAAVAVVESMVTATEVAPPPPPVEVPIRKAKTKEGKGPNARRKPKGSPRVPDAKKPKPKKVAPLKIKLGGFGSKRKRSSSEDDDLDVESDFDDASINSYSVSDGSTSRSSRSRKKLRTTKKKKKGEEEVTAVDGYETDHQDYCEVCQQGGEIILCDTCPRAYHMVCLDPDMEKAPEGKWSCPHCEKEGIQWEAKEDNSEGEEILEEVGGDPEEEDDHHMEFCRVCKDGGELLCCDTCPSSYHIHCLNPPLPEIPNGEWLCPRCTCPALKGKVQKILIWKWGQPPSPTPVPRPPDADPNTPSPKPLEGRPERQFFVKWQGMSYWHCSWVSELQLELHCQVMFRNYQRKNDMDEPPSGDFGGDEEKSRKRKNKDPKFAEMEERFYRYGIKPEWMMIHRILNHSVDKKGHVHYLIKWRDLPYDQASWESEDVEIQDYDLFKQSYWNHRELMRGEEGRPGKKLKKVKLRKLERPPETPTVDPTVKYERQPEYLDATGGTLHPYQMEGLNWLRFSWAQGTDTILADEMGLGKTVQTAVFLYSLYKEGHSKGPFLVSAPLSTIINWEREFEMWAPDMYVVTYVGDKDSRAIIRENEFSFEDNAIRGGKKASRMKKEASVKFHVLLTSYELITIDMAILGSIDWACLIVDEAHRLKNNQSKFFRVLNGYSLQHKLLLTGTPLQNNLEELFHLLNFLTPERFHNLEGFLEEFADIAKEDQIKKLHDMLGPHMLRRLKADVFKNMPSKTELIVRVELSPMQKKYYKYILTRNFEALNARGGGNQVSLLNVVMDLKKCCNHPYLFPVAAMEAPKMPNGMYDGSALIRASGKLLLLQKMLKNLKEGGHRVLIFSQMTKMLDLLEDFLEHEGYKYERIDGGITGNMRQEAIDRFNAPGAQQFCFLLSTRAGGLGINLATADTVIIYDSDWNPHNDIQAFSRAHRIGQNKKVMIYRFVTRASVEERITQVAKKKMMLTHLVVRPGLGSKTGSMSKQELDDILKFGTEELFKDEATDGGGDNKEGEDSSVIHYDDKAIERLLDRNQDETEDTELQGMNEYLSSFKVAQYVVREEEMGEEEEVEREIIKQEESVDPDYWEKLLRHHYEQQQEDLARNLGKGKRIRKQVNYNDGSQEDRDWQDDQSDNQSDYSVASEEGDEDFDERSEAPRRPSRKGLRNDKDKPLPPLLARVGGNIEVLGFNARQRKAFLNAIMRYGMPPQDAFTTQWLVRDLRGKSEKEFKAYVSLFMRHLCEPGADGAETFADGVPREGLSRQHVLTRIGVMSLIRKKVQEFEHVNGRWSMPELAEVEENKKMSQPGSPSPKTPTPSTPGDTQPNTPAPAPPPEDGIKIEENSLKEEESAEGEKEVKTTAPEATVECTQPSAPASEDEKVLVELPEGEEKVEKAEVKERTEEPMETETKGAAEVEKVEEKSAIDLTPIVVEDKEEKKEEEEKKEVMLQNGETPKELNDEKQKKNIKQRFMFNIADGGFTELHSLWQNEERAATVTKKTYEIWHRRHDYWLLAGIINHGYARWQDIQNDPRYAILNEPFKGEMNRGNFLEIKNKFLARRFKLLEQALVIEEQLRRAAYLNMSEDPSHPSMALNTRFAEVECLAESHQHLSKESMAGNKPANAVLHKVLKQLEELLSDMKADVTRLPATIARIPPVAVRLQMSERNILSRLANRAPEPTPQQVAQQQ, encoded by the exons ATGGCGTCGGGCCTGGGCTCCCCGTCCCCCTGCTCGGCGGGCAGTGAGGACGACGACATGGATGCACTTTTGAACAAcagcctgcccccaccccacccag AAAACGACGAGGACCCAGAAGAGGATTTGTCAGAAGCAGAGACTCCAAagctcaagaagaaaaagaagcctAAGAAACCTCGGGACCCTAAAATCCCTAAGAGCAAGCGCCAAAAAAAGGAG CGTATGCTCTTATGCCGGCAGCTGGGGGACAGCTCTGGGGAGGGGCCAGAGTttgtggaggaggaggaagaggtggcTCTGCGTTCAGACAGTGAGGGCAGCGACTATACCCCtggcaagaagaagaagaagaagcttggtcctaagaaagaaaagaagagcaaatccaagcggaaagaagaggaggaggaggatgacgatgatgatgattCAAAG GAGCCTAAATCATCCGCTCAGCTCCTGGAAGATTGGGGCATGGAAGACATTGACCATGTGTTCTCAGAGGAGGATTATCGCACTCTTACCAACTACAAGGCCTTCAGCCAGTTTGTCCG ACCCCTCATTGCTGCCAAAAACCCCAAGATTGCTGTTTCCAAAATGATGATGGTTTTGGGCGCTAAGTGGCGGGAGTTCAGTACCAACAACCCCTTCAAAGGCAGTTCTGGGGCCTCAGTGGCAGCGGCAGCAGCGGCGGCAGTGGCTGTGGTGGAGAGCATGGTGACTGCCACTGAAGTTGCCCCACCACCTCCCCCCGTGGAGGTGCCTATCCGCAAAGCCAAGACCAAGGAGGGCAAAG GTCCCAATGCCCGGAGGAAGCCCAAGGGCAGCCCTCGTGTACCTGATGCCAAGAAGCCTAAACCCAAGAAAGTAGCTCCTCTGAAAATCAAGCTGGGAGGTTTTGGTTCTAAGCGTAAAAGATCCTCG AGTGAGGATGATGACTTAGATGTGGAATCTGACTTTGACGATGCCAGTATCAACAGCTATTCTGTTTCTGATGGCTCCACCAGCCGTAGTAGCCGCAGCCGCAAGAAACTCCGAaccactaaaaagaaaaagaaag GCGAGGAGGAGGTGACTGCTGTGGATGGTTATGAGACAGACCACCAGGACTATTGCGAGGTGTGCCAGCAAGGTGGCGAGATCATCCTGTGCGATACCTGTCCCCGAGCTTACCACATGGTCTGCCTGGACCCTGACATGGAGAAGGCCCCCGAGGGCAAGTGGAGCTGTCCACACTGT GAGAAGGAGGGCATCCAGTGGGAGGCTAAAGAGGATAATTCTGAGGGTGAGGAAATCCTGGAAGAGGTTGGGGGGGACCCTGAAGAGGAGGATGACCACCACATGGAATTCTGCCGGGTCTGCAAGGATGGTGGGGAGCTGCTGTGCTGTGACACCTGCCCTTCCTCCTACCATATCCACTGCCTGAACCCCCCGCTCCCAGAAATACCCAACGGTGAATGGCTGTGTCCCCGCTGTACG tGCCCAGCTCTTAAGGGCAAGGTTCAGAAGATCTTAATCTGGAAGTGGGGTCAGCCTCCATCTCCCACACCAGTGCCTCGGCCTCCGGATGCTGATCCCAATACTCCCTCCCCCAAGCCCTTGGAGGGGCGACCAGAGCGGCAGTTCTTTGTGAAATGGCAAGGCATGTCTTACTGGCACTGCTCCTGGGTATCTGAACTGCAG CTGGAGCTGCACTGTCAGGTGATGTTCCGGAACTATCAGCGGAagaatgacatggatgaaccacCTTCTGGGGACTTTGGTGGTGATGAAGAGAAGAGCCGAAAGCGAAAGAACAAGGATCCtaaatttgcagaaatggagGAACGCTTCTATCGCTATGGGATAAAACCTGAGTGGATGATGATACACCGAATTCTCAACCACAG TGTGGACAAGAAGGGCCATGTTCACTACTTGATCAAATGGCGTGACTTACCCTATGATCAGGCATCTTGGGAaagtgaggatgtggagatacAGGACTATGACCTGTTCAAGCAGAGCTATTGGAATCACAG gGAGTTAATGAGGGGTGAGGAAGGACGGCCAGGCAAGAAACTCAAGAAGGTAAAGCTGAGGAAGCTGGAGAGACCTCCTGAAACACCAACCGTTGAC CCAACAGTGAAGTATGAACGACAGCCCGAGTACCTGGATGCCACAGGTGGAACCCTGCACCCCTATCAGATGGAGGGCTTGAACTGGCTGCGTTTCTCCTGGGCCCAGGGCACTGACACCATCTTGGCTGATGAGATGGGCCTGGGGAAGACTGTGCAGACAGCCGTCTTTCTTTATTCTCTCTACAAAGAG GGTCATTCCAAAGGCCCCTTCCTAGTGAGCGCCCCTCTTTCTACCATCATCAACTGGGAGCGGGAGTTTGAAATGTGGGCTCCAGATATGTATGTCGTGACCTACGTGGGCGACAAGGATAGCCGTGCCATCATCCGGGAGAATGAGTTCTCCTTTGAAGACAACGCCATTCGTGGTGGCAAGAAGGCCTCCCGCATGAAG AAAGAGGCATCTGTGAAATTCCATGTGCTGCTGACATCCTATGAGTTGATCACCATTGACATGGCTATCTTGGGTTCTATTGACTGGGCCTGCCTCATTGTGGATGAAGCCCATCGGCTCAAGAACAATCAGTCTAAG TTCTTCCGGGTCTTGAATGGCTATTCACTCCAGCACAAGCTGTTGCTAACTGGGACTCCGTTACAAAACAATCTGGAAGAGTTGTTTCATCTGCTCAATTTTCTCACTCCTGAGAGGTTCCA caatttggaaggcttcctggaggagtttGCTGACATTGCCAAGGAGGACCAGATTAAAAAACTACATGACATGCTGGGGCCTCACATGTTGCGACGGCTCAAAGCTGATGTGTTCAAGAATATGCCATCCAAGACAGAGCTTATTGTGCGTGTGGAGCTGAGCCCTATGCAGAA GAAATATTACAAGTACATCCTCACTCGAAATTTTGAGGCACTCAATGCTCGAGGTGGTGGGAACCAAGTCTCCTTGCTAAATGTGGTGATGGATCTTAAGAAGTGCTGCAACCACCCCTATCTCTTCCCCGTGGCTGCAATG GAAGCCCCTAAGATGCCCAATGGCATGTATGATGGCAGTGCCCTAATCAGAGCATCTGGGAAATTACTACTATTGCAGAAGATGCTCAAGAACCTGAAGGAGGGTGGGCACCGTGTGCTCATCTTCTCCCAG ATGACTAAGATGTTGGATCTACTAGAGGATTTCTTGGAACATGAAGGTTATAAATATGAGCGTATTGACGGTGGAATCACTGGGAACATGCGTCAAGAGGCCATTGACCGCTTTAATG CACCAGGTGCTCAACAGTTCTGCTTCTTGCTTTCTACTCGAGCTGGAGGCCTTGGTATCAATCTGGCCACTGCAGACACAGTAATTATCTATGACTCGGACTGGAATCCCCATAATGATATCCAG GCTTTTAGCAGAGCTCACCGTATTGGCCAAAATAAGAAGGTGATGATCTATCGATTTGTGACCCGTGCGTCAGTGGAGGAGCGCATCACGCAGGTGGCGAAGAAGAAGATGATGCTGACGCATTTAGTGGTGCGACCTGGGCTGGGTTCCAAGACTGGATCCATGTCCAAACAGGAGCTGGATGATATCCTCAAGTTTGGCACTGAGGAGCTATTTAAGGATGAAGCCACAGATGGAG GAGGAGACAACAAAGAGGGAGAAGATAGCAGTGTTATCCACTATGATGATAAGGCCATTGAACGACTGCTGGACCGTAACCAGGATGAGACTGAGGACACAGAGTTGCAGGGCATGAATGAATATTTGAGCTCATTCAAAGTGGCCCAGTACGTGGTGCGGGAAGAAGAAATGGGG gaggaagaggaggtagAACGGGAAATCATAAAACAGGAAGAAAGTGTGGATCCTGACTACTGGGAGAAATTGCTGCGGCACCATTATGAGCAGCAGCAAGAAGATCTGGCCCGAAATCTGGGCAAAGGGAAAAGAATTCGTAAACAGGTCAACTACAATGATGGCTCACAGGAGGACCGAG ATTGGCAGGACGACCAGTCCGACAACCAGTCCGATTACTCAGTGGCTTCAGAGGAAGGTGATGAAGACTTTGATGAACGTTCAGAAG CTCCCCGCAGGCCCAGTCGTAAGGGCCTGCGGAATGACAAAGATAAGCCATTACCTCCTCTGTTGGCTCGTGTTGGTGGGAATATTGAA GTACTTGGTTTTAATGCTCGTCAGAGAAAAGCCTTTCTTAATGCAATTATGCGATATGGGATGCCACCCCAGGATGCTTTCACCACTCAGTGGCTTGTGAGAGATCTTCGAGGCAAATCAGAGAAAGAGTTCAA GGcctatgtgtctctttttatgcGGCATTTATGTGAGCCTGGAGCAGATGGGGCAGAGACGTTTGCTGATGGTGTCCCCCGAGAAGGCCTGTCTCGCCAGCATGTCCTTACTAGGATTGGTGTCATGTCCTTGATTCGCAAGAAG GTTCAAGAGTTTGAACATGTTAACGGGCGCTGGAGCATGCCtgagctggctgaagtagaggaaaacaagaaaatgtcCCAGCCGGGGTCACCCTCCCCAAAGACTCCTACACCCTCCACTCCAGGGGACACACAACCCAATACTCctgctcctgccccaccccctg AGGATGggataaaaatagaagaaaatagccTCAAAGAAGAAGAGAGTGCGGAAGGAGAAAAGGAGGTTAAAACTACAGCCCCTGAGGCCACTGTTGAG tgTACACAACCCTCTGCCCCTGCCTCAGAGGATGAAAAGGTCCTTGTTGAACTTCCTgagggagaggagaaagtggAAAAGGCAGAGGTGAAGGAGAGAACAGAGGAACCTATGGAGACAGAGACCAAAG GTGCTGCTGAGGTGGAGAAGGTAGAGGAGAAGTCAGCAATAGATCTGACCCCCATTGTGGTGGAGGATAAAG aagagaagaaagaagaagaagagaaaaaagaggtgATGCTTCAGAATGGAGAGACCCCCAAAGAGCTCAATGATgagaagcagaagaaaaacattaaacaGCGTTTCATGTTCAACATTGCAGATGGTGGTTTTACTG AATTGCACTCCCTTTGGCAGAATGAGGAGCGGGCAGCCACAGTCACCAAGAAGACTTATGAGATCTGGCATCGACGGCATGACTATTGGCTGCTGGCTGGCATCATAAA CCATGGCTATGCCCGGTGGCAGGACATCCAGAATGACCCACGCTATGCCATCCTCAATGAACCTTTCAAAGGTGAAATGAACCGTGGCAATTTCTTAGAAATCAAGAATAAGTTTCTAGCACGAAGATTCAAG CTCTTGG